The Sulfolobus acidocaldarius DSM 639 genome has a window encoding:
- a CDS encoding PaREP1 family protein, giving the protein MLKLRTSADVYLEEADELLSRGDVVQASEKYYKASEESIKILSSVLELEVINKISNEGWSGELLNKCVFSLSSIFGKWIIESWGSAIALITVNMDSQQVNAYRENILKLVQVADERLNNKVTKRG; this is encoded by the coding sequence ATGCTAAAGCTAAGAACGTCAGCTGATGTATACTTGGAGGAGGCTGATGAGTTGTTGTCTAGGGGTGATGTTGTTCAGGCTTCTGAGAAGTATTATAAGGCTTCTGAGGAGTCAATAAAAATCCTATCAAGTGTTTTAGAGCTCGAAGTCATTAATAAGATCAGTAATGAAGGATGGAGTGGAGAGCTACTGAACAAGTGTGTTTTCTCGTTATCGTCAATTTTTGGGAAGTGGATTATTGAGAGCTGGGGATCTGCAATCGCGCTTATAACTGTAAACATGGACAGCCAACAGGTTAACGCTTATAGAGAAAATATTTTAAAATTAGTACAGGTTGCTGATGAAAGACTCAATAACAAAGTTACTAAAAGAGGCTGA
- a CDS encoding AbrB/MazE/SpoVT family DNA-binding domain-containing protein, translating into MAKVLRVGKKYAIYIPKDIVEEMKIKEGDLLMVTREGDKITLVPLRKPTGYWAEIDADEVEKVGEEITRSFRING; encoded by the coding sequence ATGGCAAAAGTTCTAAGAGTGGGGAAGAAATATGCAATATACATACCTAAAGATATCGTTGAAGAAATGAAGATAAAGGAGGGAGATTTATTAATGGTTACAAGAGAAGGCGATAAAATTACCTTAGTTCCCCTTAGGAAGCCAACGGGATATTGGGCAGAAATAGACGCTGATGAGGTAGAAAAGGTTGGAGAAGAAATTACTAGATCATTCAGAATTAATGGTTGA
- a CDS encoding PIN domain-containing protein — protein MEKKLLDHSELMVDTSLLLPFLGIKVRGVDENLLEGKNVYYPSLMLVELIAVVIKEARKLGLGLIPQDAIKGLSYINHTVNLVPMEELDLNLVYDIISKGWNDIFDAILYSSHNFTKIPLVTLDRAFYEFLKANRFDTSGIILITR, from the coding sequence TTGGAGAAGAAATTACTAGATCATTCAGAATTAATGGTTGATACATCACTTTTACTCCCCTTCTTAGGTATTAAAGTTAGAGGAGTTGACGAAAATTTACTGGAAGGCAAGAACGTATACTACCCTTCCTTGATGTTGGTAGAGCTTATTGCAGTTGTAATAAAGGAGGCGAGGAAACTCGGGTTAGGACTAATACCGCAGGACGCAATTAAAGGTTTATCTTATATAAACCATACTGTGAACCTTGTTCCGATGGAGGAACTAGATTTAAATCTTGTATACGATATTATAAGTAAAGGTTGGAATGATATATTTGACGCTATATTATATTCATCCCACAACTTTACTAAAATACCGTTAGTTACTTTAGATCGAGCATTTTACGAATTTCTTAAGGCGAATAGGTTCGATACCAGTGGAATAATACTCATAACCAGATAA
- a CDS encoding malate synthase, translating to MPSKLKIPDEIYHNYKDLFGEKVINDRIVSVEGLIEELSVEFSDEIKRVISKRRKWLESKDSVSSKGSFPSWDEVFVDADGNRRTFREIVQGMIDNFLQRQSSLSWRLNDHVPIPNDAHPIKNPGLEITGPWYPLSRAYNQVNTDVTSAMEDEEDASPAWYTPYGSGKSIADVWDARKNVKLFLSGKAPNPYYEKGKTYTLNKPRDKWPTIFHRLPGLHLLDFDITLDGKPVPAIIVSAVIYTLNNYISLRNAGSGVYFYLPKTQTPEEALIVEKILRRIEEKLGLPIGTLKLALLYEEVNAGRYFPVILWIFRERLIKSNNGRWDYLGSLIEMWLQERVLPDPQNITMTSPNMMAYQKYNALIMLLAGAKNGEADAAPVGGMAAVMLYPQSDAFERHRYNLKALRGIKLDKLRERLIGLIFIGDVKGKVTLEDILKGKVQGKLYDMFRQSWVATKEEAYVEAGNKPLKASLEELQKMIDAPVEYVTVEGTKMPTVDSGLTPEERSLFQRLGLIDENGKITPWVITKDMIDTPEKLLHNKELWGGKSIWNALYDIPDGEITPEHVQHAFYMAANYGFQLLNGNLAAAIDDYELKQRFMNDLATYRIFTSWLWSLVNRDAVITKEGYIKAPKLTRDGVIPAENVLKVAKGTKVKDIFEEIWKLHFDWTNEFYKEQDMRVANRLAETFGKTNNNSVVEEIYNIISKAYNAGPFRQMSAKEAAEKIGKLLNTQPSKIEEELIKLAPRFDREMAPVIMEILMRQFLYPKYIMNSGKILFVLSPLDPEKRLKVMDSIFSFREMVQDKVKRGELDPTVLELYDYIYDDYK from the coding sequence TTGCCCTCCAAATTAAAAATTCCAGATGAAATATATCATAACTACAAAGACCTCTTCGGTGAAAAAGTTATAAATGACAGAATTGTAAGCGTTGAAGGACTAATAGAGGAACTTTCTGTAGAGTTTTCCGACGAGATAAAGAGAGTAATTAGTAAGAGGAGGAAATGGTTAGAGTCAAAGGATTCAGTATCATCAAAGGGGTCATTTCCCTCATGGGACGAAGTTTTTGTGGACGCAGATGGTAATAGGAGGACTTTTAGAGAGATAGTCCAAGGAATGATAGACAATTTCCTCCAGAGACAATCTAGTTTAAGCTGGAGGTTAAATGATCATGTGCCTATACCAAATGATGCCCATCCGATCAAGAACCCTGGACTAGAAATCACTGGACCTTGGTATCCTTTAAGTAGGGCTTACAACCAGGTAAACACTGATGTAACATCAGCAATGGAAGATGAAGAGGACGCCTCACCCGCCTGGTACACTCCCTATGGATCAGGAAAGAGTATCGCTGATGTTTGGGACGCCAGAAAGAACGTTAAACTTTTCCTTTCAGGGAAGGCACCAAATCCTTATTACGAAAAGGGTAAAACATACACTTTGAATAAGCCCAGAGATAAGTGGCCTACTATATTCCACAGGCTCCCAGGACTACATCTACTTGACTTTGATATTACACTGGACGGAAAACCAGTACCTGCAATCATAGTCTCAGCTGTAATCTATACACTTAATAATTACATAAGCCTTAGGAACGCAGGCTCGGGAGTCTACTTCTACTTACCCAAAACACAGACACCCGAAGAAGCTCTAATCGTGGAAAAAATACTAAGAAGAATTGAGGAGAAGTTAGGGTTACCTATTGGAACACTTAAATTAGCGCTATTATATGAAGAAGTTAATGCCGGAAGATACTTTCCAGTTATATTGTGGATATTTAGGGAGAGACTGATAAAGTCGAATAACGGTAGATGGGATTACCTAGGTAGTCTCATCGAGATGTGGTTACAGGAGAGGGTTCTTCCTGACCCACAAAATATAACAATGACTTCGCCGAACATGATGGCTTACCAGAAATATAATGCGTTGATAATGTTACTGGCAGGAGCAAAAAATGGTGAGGCTGACGCTGCACCGGTTGGAGGAATGGCTGCCGTAATGCTCTATCCTCAAAGTGACGCTTTTGAAAGACACAGATATAACTTAAAGGCATTAAGAGGAATTAAACTGGATAAACTTAGAGAAAGACTAATAGGACTTATCTTTATAGGAGACGTTAAAGGGAAGGTAACACTTGAAGACATCTTAAAAGGGAAAGTCCAAGGTAAACTATATGACATGTTTAGGCAAAGTTGGGTAGCTACAAAGGAAGAGGCTTATGTTGAGGCTGGAAATAAACCCTTAAAGGCTAGCTTAGAGGAGTTACAAAAAATGATAGATGCTCCTGTTGAGTACGTCACAGTAGAGGGTACTAAGATGCCCACTGTTGACAGTGGACTCACACCTGAGGAGAGGTCTTTATTCCAGAGACTAGGTTTAATAGATGAAAATGGCAAAATAACACCCTGGGTTATAACTAAAGATATGATTGATACACCAGAGAAGTTACTTCATAATAAGGAGTTATGGGGAGGAAAGAGTATATGGAATGCCCTTTATGACATACCAGACGGGGAGATTACACCTGAGCATGTCCAACACGCATTTTACATGGCAGCAAATTATGGTTTCCAGTTATTAAATGGTAATTTAGCAGCAGCAATAGATGATTATGAGCTTAAGCAGAGGTTCATGAACGACTTAGCTACTTATAGGATATTTACTTCTTGGCTGTGGAGCCTGGTGAACAGGGATGCAGTGATCACGAAAGAAGGATATATTAAAGCTCCTAAACTAACAAGGGACGGGGTCATACCTGCAGAGAACGTACTAAAAGTTGCTAAAGGTACTAAGGTAAAGGATATATTTGAGGAAATATGGAAGTTACATTTCGATTGGACTAATGAATTTTACAAGGAGCAGGACATGAGAGTTGCCAATAGACTGGCAGAGACGTTTGGAAAGACTAATAATAACTCAGTAGTTGAAGAGATATACAATATAATATCAAAGGCATATAACGCAGGACCCTTTAGACAGATGTCGGCAAAGGAAGCTGCAGAGAAAATCGGTAAACTGCTTAACACTCAACCTTCAAAGATTGAAGAGGAATTGATAAAGCTTGCACCCAGATTTGACAGGGAGATGGCACCAGTTATAATGGAAATTTTAATGAGACAATTTCTATATCCTAAATACATAATGAATAGCGGAAAGATACTATTTGTGCTCTCGCCATTAGATCCAGAGAAGAGGTTGAAGGTAATGGACAGTATATTCTCGTTCAGGGAGATGGTTCAAGATAAGGTAAAAAGAGGAGAGCTTGATCCAACAGTGTTGGAACTATATGACTACATATACGATGATTATAAATGA
- a CDS encoding sulfurtransferase has protein sequence MTQTTTQVIVDYKWVLDHQKDPKVRIVEVDYDPSTAYNVWHIPGAVLIRWREDLRHPVVRDFIEPSQFEKLMESKGINNDTTIVLYGDYNNWFAVYAFWLFKAYGHDDVRVLNGGRTKWAKEGLPTEQGPKEPQYPKGSYKVKKVDWGSHRAFFWELLQRLNKGEIGKSLVLVDVRSPKEFTGEVRAPPEYADEQTQVGGHIPGAANIPWAQAVNPETGEFKSVDELKKIYENAGITPEKEVITYCRIGERAAHTWFVLKYILGYPAVRVYDGSWAEWGNVVGSPVKKGSEP, from the coding sequence ATGACACAAACTACAACACAAGTAATAGTAGATTATAAATGGGTTTTAGATCATCAAAAGGATCCTAAAGTTAGGATAGTAGAGGTAGACTATGATCCAAGTACTGCCTACAATGTTTGGCACATTCCTGGAGCTGTACTAATTAGGTGGAGGGAGGATCTCAGACACCCAGTTGTAAGAGACTTTATTGAGCCCTCTCAATTTGAAAAACTAATGGAATCAAAAGGGATAAACAACGACACAACTATTGTGCTTTACGGGGACTACAACAACTGGTTTGCTGTTTACGCGTTCTGGCTATTCAAGGCTTACGGTCATGATGATGTGAGAGTGCTTAACGGAGGGAGAACCAAATGGGCGAAAGAGGGCTTACCTACTGAGCAAGGACCTAAGGAGCCACAATATCCTAAAGGTAGTTACAAGGTGAAGAAAGTCGATTGGGGTAGCCATAGAGCGTTCTTCTGGGAACTGTTACAGAGATTGAACAAAGGTGAGATTGGTAAATCATTAGTGTTGGTAGATGTTAGATCTCCAAAGGAATTTACAGGTGAGGTAAGGGCACCACCAGAGTACGCTGATGAGCAGACCCAAGTTGGAGGTCACATACCAGGTGCTGCAAATATTCCATGGGCTCAGGCTGTGAATCCTGAGACTGGTGAGTTTAAGTCAGTGGACGAGCTAAAGAAAATATATGAAAACGCTGGCATAACACCTGAGAAGGAAGTTATAACTTACTGTAGAATAGGTGAAAGAGCTGCCCACACTTGGTTTGTGTTAAAGTATATACTTGGATATCCAGCAGTCAGAGTATATGATGGGTCATGGGCTGAATGGGGTAATGTTGTCGGCTCACCAGTGAAGAAAGGATCTGAACCATGA
- a CDS encoding amidohydrolase family protein has protein sequence MKIDTHQHLGIYGVNAKEIRDNFDYVVLNPSYKYSCNCCVDGFYQQYLWNKGRDYLQLGIYNLKCRVPAGVELGRQLDKGIVGIVLNPINHDFDLDKADDVYQFAEDHDLPLFIYTGRGKGDPSKLTEVLKNFRLKVVLISLGYPNYVNEARELLKLNNVYGDISSVPQNVIKTFPREKLIFGSHYPYVPFQEIMDKEILSNAVKILSI, from the coding sequence ATGAAAATTGATACACATCAGCATCTCGGTATATACGGTGTAAATGCTAAAGAGATTAGGGACAACTTCGATTACGTTGTTTTAAACCCATCATATAAGTACTCATGTAATTGCTGTGTTGACGGTTTCTATCAGCAATACCTCTGGAATAAAGGTAGAGATTACCTTCAACTAGGAATATATAATTTAAAGTGCAGAGTTCCTGCAGGGGTTGAACTTGGGAGACAACTAGATAAGGGAATAGTGGGAATTGTCTTAAATCCAATCAATCATGACTTTGATCTTGATAAAGCTGATGACGTTTATCAGTTCGCTGAAGACCACGATCTACCCCTATTTATTTACACAGGTAGAGGTAAGGGAGATCCCTCTAAACTAACTGAAGTTCTCAAGAATTTCAGGTTAAAAGTAGTCTTGATAAGTCTAGGTTATCCAAATTATGTTAATGAGGCAAGAGAACTCCTTAAACTGAATAATGTGTACGGTGACATCTCCTCTGTTCCACAGAATGTAATTAAAACATTTCCTAGAGAAAAATTGATATTTGGGAGCCATTATCCTTATGTCCCCTTTCAAGAGATTATGGATAAGGAAATACTAAGTAATGCGGTCAAAATCCTCAGCATTTAA
- a CDS encoding APC family permease — MGEEKTLNTDKQLRRELTLIDLVSLALGGIIGSAWLFSALSAASIAGPSAVLSWVIGGILIIFIGLAYAELGTAVPRSGGIVRYPHYSHGSYAGYMLAVLYLISAVTTPSIEAEAVVEYLASISPLNFLTTSVNGVNVLTVYGILLAICLMVVFFLVNYFGIKALGKTNTGITIWKLVVPTVTFILLFFAFNSKNFTSYGFLPTGNSNGLIDVFYAIPASGIVYAYLGFRQPVEYAGEAKNPQRDIGRAIVISLAIAIIIYTLLQIAFIGALDWTSAGISTPGNWTALTSSSWASGPFYNELENSGKALGLALLVYWGYALLVDAVISPSGTGLVYIGTTTRTFYGIAADRYFPEFFLRLNKYKIPIFSLIATLVVGILFLLPFPSWYLFVNFSSLATVFTYVMGGIGLQTLRRTAPDLRRPVKLAGSKVIAPIATVSAMLVAYWSGFTTIFYVLTSLFILVPIFWIYYAVKELNMNRALGVTLGLLQLLSNILLAYFAYVNILNSSYNLIGSFIMYFLGFLGMSIIPSLIGYLAVNETGRKYIKSGLWLIGLILATYVMSFIGNFGLLSSPIVPFPYDTILVVIIGLVFHYLAVYSGFRTEEIENIVREQAQQD, encoded by the coding sequence ATGGGAGAGGAGAAGACCCTTAATACAGATAAACAACTTAGAAGAGAGCTAACCTTAATTGATCTAGTATCATTGGCGTTAGGAGGGATCATAGGATCTGCTTGGTTATTTTCAGCGTTAAGTGCAGCGTCTATCGCTGGACCTTCAGCTGTACTTTCCTGGGTAATTGGCGGTATACTAATAATATTCATTGGTCTGGCTTATGCTGAATTAGGTACTGCTGTTCCGAGAAGTGGAGGAATTGTAAGATATCCTCATTATAGCCATGGAAGTTACGCTGGTTATATGTTAGCTGTACTGTACCTGATATCTGCAGTGACTACTCCTTCAATAGAGGCTGAAGCCGTTGTTGAATATCTAGCCTCAATTAGCCCACTTAACTTTCTAACCACATCTGTTAACGGTGTGAATGTACTCACAGTATATGGAATTCTTTTGGCTATTTGTCTAATGGTGGTCTTCTTTCTTGTTAACTATTTTGGGATAAAAGCACTTGGTAAAACTAACACTGGTATAACAATATGGAAGTTAGTAGTTCCAACTGTAACTTTTATATTACTATTTTTTGCGTTTAATTCAAAGAATTTCACATCTTATGGTTTCCTACCAACCGGTAATTCAAATGGCTTAATAGATGTATTTTATGCAATACCTGCTAGTGGTATAGTATATGCTTATCTAGGATTTAGGCAACCAGTGGAGTATGCCGGAGAGGCAAAAAATCCTCAAAGGGACATCGGAAGGGCAATAGTTATCTCACTAGCAATAGCCATCATAATTTATACACTACTTCAAATAGCTTTTATTGGAGCGTTAGACTGGACCTCAGCAGGTATTTCAACACCTGGTAACTGGACCGCTCTTACTTCTAGCTCATGGGCAAGTGGACCCTTCTATAACGAACTAGAGAATAGTGGAAAAGCTTTAGGTTTAGCGTTATTAGTATATTGGGGTTATGCTTTACTCGTAGACGCGGTAATTTCTCCCAGTGGTACTGGTCTAGTGTACATTGGTACCACCACAAGGACTTTCTACGGAATAGCCGCAGATAGGTACTTTCCTGAGTTCTTCCTGAGACTTAATAAATACAAAATACCAATCTTCTCCCTCATTGCAACACTCGTCGTAGGAATACTGTTCTTACTACCATTCCCTAGTTGGTATTTATTTGTGAATTTTAGTTCATTGGCTACAGTTTTCACTTACGTAATGGGTGGCATAGGTCTACAGACATTGAGAAGAACTGCTCCTGATCTTAGGAGACCAGTGAAGCTAGCAGGAAGTAAGGTTATTGCACCCATAGCTACTGTGTCGGCAATGCTGGTAGCATACTGGTCAGGTTTTACGACCATATTTTATGTGCTGACATCCCTGTTCATTCTAGTGCCAATATTCTGGATATATTACGCAGTTAAGGAATTAAATATGAATAGAGCACTTGGAGTAACTTTAGGATTGCTTCAACTCTTATCCAACATACTCTTAGCTTATTTTGCATACGTAAATATTTTGAATTCCTCTTATAATTTGATTGGGAGCTTTATAATGTATTTCTTAGGCTTTCTTGGAATGTCAATAATTCCTAGCCTGATTGGATATTTGGCTGTTAACGAGACGGGCAGAAAGTACATAAAGAGTGGTCTTTGGCTTATAGGCTTGATTCTGGCAACATATGTGATGAGTTTCATTGGCAATTTTGGACTACTTAGTAGCCCTATAGTACCTTTCCCCTATGATACCATACTAGTGGTTATTATAGGTCTAGTGTTCCATTACTTAGCAGTTTACAGTGGCTTCAGGACTGAGGAAATTGAAAATATAGTGAGAGAACAGGCACAACAGGACTGA
- a CDS encoding mandelate racemase/muconate lactonizing enzyme family protein → MKVKDVKVHVLKVPLPEPIQFSWEPLPHQDYTFSLIELEGENGVKGYSAIELGSTYKAFINTYVRPLLINLQIDLELIPDRFLQIGSWLIQRTGALEVAIWDLIAKSNQLPLYKMLGGKRKKVKVYASTGRLMDVKETIDLINDYYSKGIDIVKIRFRRNSIKDDLALLREIRKTFGDSIRVAVDANQAWTFTPPYWDRMTALKVAKELEQYDVEWLEEPLYREDIEGYRWLRERSNIKISGGELEYDLSRFKAFVDSKALDIVQADAVYSNGIRECRVIASLAESHNLEFLPHAWDPGMGWVANLHLSASLPESLTKYIETPLDPLWWFNDVLFAITKNKIIVEDGYAILPEDAGLGLEVSDEAIKKYEVE, encoded by the coding sequence ATGAAGGTAAAAGATGTCAAGGTTCACGTACTTAAGGTACCCTTGCCTGAACCAATACAGTTTTCATGGGAGCCTTTACCCCATCAAGATTATACGTTCAGTCTAATAGAGCTAGAAGGAGAAAATGGAGTAAAAGGTTATTCAGCCATAGAGCTTGGAAGCACGTACAAAGCATTTATAAACACGTATGTGAGACCACTTTTGATTAATCTTCAGATAGACCTTGAATTAATACCTGATAGATTCCTACAAATAGGCTCATGGTTAATACAAAGGACTGGTGCATTAGAAGTTGCCATTTGGGACTTAATAGCTAAAAGTAATCAGTTACCTCTATATAAAATGCTAGGAGGAAAGAGGAAGAAAGTAAAGGTATATGCCAGTACTGGGAGATTAATGGATGTAAAGGAAACTATTGACTTGATAAATGATTATTATAGTAAGGGAATTGACATTGTGAAAATAAGGTTTAGGAGAAATTCTATAAAGGACGATCTGGCACTCCTGAGAGAAATAAGGAAGACCTTTGGAGATAGTATAAGAGTAGCTGTAGACGCTAATCAAGCGTGGACTTTCACACCACCATACTGGGATAGAATGACCGCGCTTAAGGTCGCTAAAGAGCTAGAGCAATACGATGTGGAGTGGTTAGAGGAGCCCCTTTATAGAGAGGACATAGAGGGATATAGGTGGCTTAGAGAGAGAAGCAATATTAAGATCAGTGGAGGAGAACTGGAATACGATTTGAGTAGGTTTAAGGCATTTGTGGATTCTAAGGCTCTCGACATAGTTCAGGCTGATGCCGTTTACTCAAACGGTATAAGAGAATGTAGAGTTATTGCCTCTTTAGCTGAGAGTCATAACTTGGAATTCTTACCACATGCATGGGATCCAGGAATGGGTTGGGTAGCTAATCTTCACTTATCAGCCTCTCTACCTGAATCTCTGACAAAGTATATAGAAACTCCCTTGGATCCATTATGGTGGTTCAATGATGTACTCTTCGCTATTACAAAGAACAAGATAATAGTAGAAGATGGTTACGCTATTCTACCAGAGGATGCAGGTCTAGGACTAGAGGTAAGTGATGAGGCGATTAAAAAATATGAAGTAGAATGA
- a CDS encoding R2-like ligand-binding oxidase, whose product MKEKLLEFRSEGVIHKKFKATSVGYDWNTFPMKLYQIGKRLFWDPAKIDFSKDKEDWKKLSKDEKNYLLNIVSLFMAGEEAVAVDITPLISTMINEGRVEDVIYLEQFAFEEAKHAEAFRRFCDSLEINDDLTIFTTEYNPWYQKIFYEELPSVMWKLRVDPSPENLAVAVTTYNLYVEGVAAESGYKTFKHIFNSLNIMPGLSKTVNLIATDESRHIAYGTYLITRLIVENGESIYRKAIEQFNKLVGIVQSLTRPLAKLPFGLTPDFTIENRKQLVNARLTVIERALKMTPEQVKSFSPKDLGVIEEIKLDK is encoded by the coding sequence TTGAAGGAAAAATTACTTGAATTCAGAAGTGAAGGAGTAATCCATAAGAAGTTCAAGGCAACCTCAGTAGGATATGACTGGAACACATTCCCCATGAAACTTTACCAAATAGGCAAGAGGCTATTCTGGGATCCAGCAAAGATAGATTTCTCAAAAGACAAGGAGGACTGGAAAAAACTAAGTAAAGATGAGAAGAATTACCTTCTGAACATAGTCTCACTCTTCATGGCAGGGGAAGAAGCAGTGGCAGTTGATATTACTCCCTTAATATCAACGATGATTAATGAGGGAAGGGTCGAAGATGTAATATATCTAGAACAGTTTGCCTTTGAGGAGGCTAAGCATGCAGAGGCATTTAGAAGATTTTGTGATTCATTAGAGATAAATGACGACTTGACAATCTTTACCACAGAGTACAATCCGTGGTATCAGAAAATTTTCTATGAGGAACTACCAAGCGTAATGTGGAAATTAAGAGTAGATCCATCCCCTGAGAATTTAGCAGTAGCAGTTACAACTTATAACCTTTATGTTGAAGGAGTGGCCGCTGAAAGTGGGTATAAGACCTTTAAGCACATATTTAATAGCCTAAATATAATGCCTGGGCTATCAAAGACCGTAAATCTAATTGCCACAGACGAATCTAGGCATATAGCTTACGGAACTTATTTGATAACCAGGCTTATAGTGGAGAACGGTGAGAGTATCTACAGAAAGGCAATAGAGCAATTCAACAAACTTGTTGGGATAGTTCAATCTCTAACCAGACCACTAGCTAAATTACCTTTTGGATTGACCCCTGATTTCACCATAGAAAATAGGAAACAATTAGTGAACGCAAGGTTAACGGTAATTGAGAGAGCTCTTAAGATGACTCCTGAGCAGGTCAAAAGTTTTTCGCCAAAAGACTTAGGGGTCATAGAGGAGATTAAGCTGGACAAATAA
- the aceA gene encoding isocitrate lyase, whose amino-acid sequence MNIRDIWNEETRRIEQEWSEDPRWKGIKRNYTASDVVKLRGSVRIEYTLARLGAQKLWKLLNTEPYVATFGALTGSQAVEMAKAGLKAIYVSGWQVAADNNLSNQTYPDLSLYPSNSVPNLVRRLNNALLRADQISWSEGKRDVDYLLPIVADAEAGFGGPIHAFELTKAMIEAGAAGVHFEDQLASEKKCGHLGGKVLIPTGAFIRVLNAARLASDVLGVPTILIARTDALNAAYLSNDIDERDTAFLTGKRTPEGYYEVKGGIEYTIARGLAYAPYADLLWFETSRPDLDEAKQFADAIHAHFPGKMLAYNLSPSFNWKKFMDDSKIGKFIEELGDMGYKFQFITLAGWHLINYHTFTLAKAYKNEGMLGYVRLQELEFQAQREGYTAVSHQREVGTEYFDLVLTIASGGNASTTAMKGSTEAEQFVQVEQKARK is encoded by the coding sequence TTGAATATAAGAGATATATGGAATGAGGAAACAAGGAGAATTGAACAGGAGTGGTCAGAAGACCCTAGATGGAAAGGAATTAAGAGAAATTACACAGCTTCTGATGTGGTAAAGTTAAGAGGATCTGTTAGAATTGAATATACTTTAGCAAGATTAGGGGCTCAAAAGTTGTGGAAGTTATTAAACACTGAGCCCTATGTTGCCACCTTTGGTGCCTTAACAGGCTCCCAAGCGGTGGAGATGGCAAAAGCAGGATTAAAGGCTATATACGTAAGCGGATGGCAAGTGGCTGCAGATAATAACTTATCAAATCAGACTTATCCTGATTTAAGCTTATACCCCTCTAATAGTGTACCGAACCTGGTAAGGAGGTTAAACAATGCGTTATTAAGAGCAGACCAAATATCTTGGAGTGAAGGAAAACGAGATGTAGATTACCTATTACCTATTGTAGCTGATGCAGAGGCTGGCTTTGGTGGTCCTATTCATGCATTTGAACTAACAAAGGCTATGATTGAAGCCGGTGCAGCTGGTGTACACTTTGAGGATCAGTTAGCTTCCGAAAAGAAATGTGGTCATTTGGGTGGAAAAGTACTGATTCCCACAGGTGCATTCATAAGAGTACTAAATGCAGCTAGACTAGCTTCAGATGTCTTAGGTGTACCGACAATATTAATTGCAAGAACAGATGCGTTAAACGCTGCATACTTATCTAACGATATTGATGAGAGAGATACTGCCTTCTTGACTGGAAAAAGAACTCCCGAAGGTTATTATGAGGTTAAAGGTGGCATAGAATACACAATCGCGAGGGGATTAGCCTATGCGCCTTATGCTGATTTACTGTGGTTTGAGACATCACGCCCAGACTTAGATGAGGCTAAGCAATTTGCAGACGCTATACACGCCCATTTCCCAGGAAAAATGTTGGCCTATAACCTGTCCCCCTCTTTCAACTGGAAGAAATTTATGGACGACTCTAAGATTGGTAAGTTCATAGAGGAATTGGGTGACATGGGTTACAAGTTCCAGTTCATAACCCTAGCAGGCTGGCACTTGATAAACTACCACACATTTACACTAGCAAAAGCCTACAAGAACGAAGGAATGCTAGGTTACGTGAGGTTACAGGAGCTGGAGTTCCAGGCTCAACGCGAAGGATACACCGCAGTCAGCCACCAAAGAGAAGTAGGAACCGAATACTTCGACCTAGTACTAACAATAGCCTCCGGAGGAAACGCATCAACCACAGCAATGAAAGGATCAACTGAAGCAGAGCAGTTCGTTCAAGTAGAACAAAAAGCAAGAAAATGA